In Papaver somniferum cultivar HN1 unplaced genomic scaffold, ASM357369v1 unplaced-scaffold_41, whole genome shotgun sequence, one genomic interval encodes:
- the LOC113342465 gene encoding 3-ketoacyl-CoA synthase 20-like, giving the protein MDDNQIEKPNVRMGFLGISKLKYVKLGYNFFISYFVYLLFIPLLFIYSNQVLAFTFKDLTSLWISFKLNFYPLVLYSTLPSFLAAIYFMTRPRKVYLVDFACYKPKQNLICSREKFMELSSLLGTFKEQNLDFQRKIIERSGLGQTTYLPEAVLRVPPNPCLAEARKEAEMVMFGALDELFKKAGVSVKDIGVLVVNCSLFNPTPSLSDMIVNKYKFRGNIVTYNLSGMGCSAGVISIDLAKRLLQVHQNTYALVISMENITQNWYYGNDRPMLLSNCLFRVGGAVVLLSNRPSDCNHSKYKLIHTVRSHKGADDRCFNCVYQQEDESGRVGVSILKDLMAVAGEALKVNITTLGPLVLPMSEQLLFLVTLFGRKVLKMKNLKAYIPDFKLAFDHFCIHAGGRAVLDEVEKNLQLTDWHMEPSRMTLNRFGNTSSSSLWYELAYSEAKGRMKKGDKTWQIAFGSGFKCNSAVWEAMRNIDPTDEINPWMDEIDQFPVHVPKNSYVIQSS; this is encoded by the exons ATGGATgataatcaaatagaaaaaccaaATGTTAGAATGGGATTTCTTGGAATAAGTAAACTCAAATATGTTAAACTTGGTTACAATTTCTTCATCTCTTATTTTGTATATCTTCTCTTCATTCCACTACTCTTTATATATTCCAATCAGGTCTTGGCTTTCACGTTCAAGGATTTGACTTCACTATGGATCAGTTTCAAGTTAAACTTTTACCCTCTTGTTTTATATTCAACTCTTCCCTCCTTCCTTGCTGCAATTTACTTCATGACCAGACCAAGAAAAGTCTACTTAGTGGATTTTGCATGTTACAAACCAAAGCAAAATTTAATATGTAGCAGAGAAAAATTCATGGAGCTATCATCTTTGTTAGGTACTTTTAAGGAACAGAACTTGGattttcaaagaaaaattatCGAAAGATCGGGGTTAGGGCAAACGACGTACTTGCCGGAAGCGGTGTTAAGGGTACCGCCTAATCCGTGTCTGGCCGAAGCGAGAAAAGAAGCTGAAATGGTTATGTTTGGAGCTTTggatgagttgtttaagaaaGCAGGAGTGAGTGTCAAAGATATTGGAGTTCTAGTTGTAAATTGTAGTCTTTTTAATCCTACACCCTCTCTGTCAGATATGATTGTTAACAAGTACAAGTTTAGAGGAAACATTGTTACTTACAATCTAAGTGGAATGGGGTGTAGTGCtggtgttatttcaattgatcTTGCCAAACGCCTACTTCAA GTTCACCAGAATACGTATGCTCTAGTAATAAGCATGGAGAACATCACGCAAAACTGGTACTATGGTAATGACCGTCCAATGTTACTCTCCAACTGTTTATTTCGTGTCGGTGGCGCGGTGGTACTTCTCTCAAACCGACCATCAGACTGCAACCATTCAAAATACAAATTAATTCATACTGTTCGGTCTCATAAGGGAGCAGATGAtcgttgtttcaattgtgtttaccAACAAGAAGATGAATCAGGACGTGTAGGTGTTTCAATATTAAAAGATTTAATGGCTGTTGCTGGTGAAGCATTGAAAGTAAACATAACAACATTAGGTCCATTGGTATTACCAATGTCTGAACAACTACTATTTCTTGTCACATTATTTGGAAGAAAAGTACTcaagatgaagaatttgaaagcCTACATTCCTGATTTCAAACTTGCATTTGATCATTTCTGTATACACGCAGGAGGAAGAGCCGTATTAGATGAAGTCGAAAAGAATCTACAACTAACGGATTGGCATATGGAACCTTCTAGAATGACACTAAATAGGTTTGGAAATACGTCTAGTAGTTCATTGTGGTATGAACTTGCTTATAGTGAAGctaaaggaagaatgaaaaaaGGTGATAAAACTTGGCAAATTGCTTTCGGATCAGGGTTTAAATGTAATAGTGCAGTTTGGGAAGCAATGCGAAATATCGATCCTACCGATGAGATTAAtccttggatggatgagattgatCAATTTCCTGTACATGTACCAAAGAATTCTTATGTTATCCAATCTTCTTAG